A stretch of the Arcobacter sp. LA11 genome encodes the following:
- a CDS encoding DUF2971 domain-containing protein — MAADIKLENIILPKDENARLWRYMDFTKFISMISSKNLFLARADTFEDIFEGSFPEKNLEIRERTDKKLFEYGLPADSFTDTYKELRKWTYINCWHSNQHESAAMWELYTKTNESIAIETSFKKLKEALPNNVTITYVKYIDYNKDVISENFMYTPYIYKRKSFEHEKEVRVITQDINEMLNLKENEKKGINISIQNINDLIDFIHICPKAPEWFIEIVKEISSTYGIDVKKVKKSNLYSDPIY; from the coding sequence TTGGCTGCAGACATTAAATTAGAAAACATTATCTTACCAAAAGATGAAAATGCAAGACTATGGAGATATATGGATTTTACAAAGTTTATTTCAATGATTTCTTCAAAAAATCTTTTTCTTGCAAGAGCAGATACCTTTGAAGATATTTTTGAAGGCTCTTTCCCAGAAAAAAACTTAGAAATAAGAGAAAGAACTGACAAAAAGCTTTTTGAGTATGGATTACCAGCAGATTCATTTACTGACACATATAAAGAACTAAGGAAATGGACATATATAAATTGTTGGCATTCAAATCAGCATGAGTCAGCTGCAATGTGGGAACTATACACTAAAACAAATGAGTCAATTGCAATTGAAACTAGTTTTAAAAAGCTAAAAGAAGCTCTTCCAAATAATGTAACAATTACCTATGTAAAATATATAGATTACAATAAAGATGTAATTTCTGAAAACTTTATGTATACACCTTACATTTATAAAAGAAAGTCATTTGAACATGAAAAAGAAGTAAGAGTAATAACACAAGATATAAATGAAATGCTTAATCTTAAAGAAAATGAGAAAAAAGGTATCAATATAAGCATTCAAAATATTAATGATTTAATAGATTTTATACATATATGCCCAAAAGCTCCAGAATGGTTCATAGAAATAGTAAAAGAAATTAGCTCAACATATGGAATAGATGTTAAAAAAGTAAAAAAATCAAACTTATATTCTGACCCAATATATTAA